Proteins encoded by one window of Streptomyces sp. NBC_01571:
- a CDS encoding class II aldolase/adducin family protein: MAERRRDARVGRDVGEGARGARTREVADAWDELVATARRTVADGLVVGTSGNVSVRVGDTVLVTPTGVPYGRLTPDDAVAVDLDGRQTLGVLRPTSELPMHLAVYRATDARAVVHTHAAHATAVSTLVTELPLIHYMAGALGGPVRVAPYATYGTPELAENMLQALTRRTACLLQNHGTVAHGESLDQAYDRTAQLEWMSRVWLLASSVPGLSPALLSREQLEEAGERLRGYGQPGPGADGVSVP; this comes from the coding sequence ATGGCGGAGCGGCGGCGGGACGCGCGGGTCGGGCGGGACGTGGGGGAGGGCGCACGCGGTGCGCGGACGCGGGAGGTGGCCGACGCGTGGGACGAACTCGTCGCGACGGCCCGCCGGACGGTGGCCGACGGGCTGGTCGTCGGAACCTCGGGCAACGTCTCGGTACGGGTCGGCGACACGGTCCTGGTCACGCCGACCGGAGTGCCCTACGGCCGGCTCACGCCCGACGACGCCGTCGCGGTCGACCTCGACGGCCGGCAGACCCTCGGTGTTCTCCGTCCGACCAGCGAACTGCCGATGCATCTGGCGGTCTACCGCGCCACCGACGCGCGCGCCGTCGTCCACACCCACGCCGCGCACGCGACGGCGGTGTCGACGCTCGTGACGGAACTTCCCCTGATCCATTACATGGCGGGCGCCCTCGGTGGACCCGTCCGTGTTGCCCCTTATGCCACATATGGAACCCCCGAGTTGGCCGAGAACATGCTTCAGGCGCTGACCCGGCGCACGGCCTGTCTCCTCCAGAACCACGGCACCGTCGCCCACGGCGAATCCCTGGACCAGGCGTACGACCGCACCGCCCAGTTGGAGTGGATGTCCCGTGTGTGGCTCCTGGCGTCGTCCGTACCGGGACTCTCGCCCGCGCTGCTGTCGCGGGAACAGTTGGAGGAGGCGGGGGAGCGACTGCGGGGGTACGGTCAGCCCGGCCCCGGCGCGGACGGTGTGTCCGTCCCGTGA
- a CDS encoding lysozyme, with product MARGHQPFRRRARALAAAAALAALAATGAALAGTPAAATGAPRGHDVSSHQKNVDWRGAKAKGARFVYVKATESHTYRNPYFDQQYNGAYDAGILRGAYHFALPDKSSGATQAEYFVHNGGDWQADGRTLPPALDIEYNPYSKHKCYGMSKAGLVSWIQDFSDELERETGRRPVIYTTAHWWDTCTGDSRAFAADHPLWLARYDAPDAGALPGGWSSWTFWQYDNNGTLPGDQNLFHGSMARLRMLAKG from the coding sequence ATGGCCCGTGGTCACCAACCGTTCCGTCGCCGCGCCCGCGCCCTCGCGGCCGCGGCCGCCCTGGCGGCGCTCGCCGCCACCGGAGCCGCGCTCGCGGGTACGCCGGCCGCCGCGACCGGTGCGCCCAGAGGCCATGACGTCTCCTCGCACCAGAAGAACGTCGACTGGCGGGGCGCGAAGGCGAAGGGCGCCCGGTTCGTCTACGTGAAGGCCACCGAGTCCCACACGTACCGCAACCCCTATTTCGACCAGCAGTACAACGGGGCGTACGACGCGGGGATCCTCCGCGGCGCCTACCACTTCGCACTGCCGGACAAGTCGTCCGGCGCCACCCAGGCCGAGTACTTCGTACACAACGGGGGCGACTGGCAGGCCGACGGCCGGACCCTGCCGCCGGCGCTCGACATCGAGTACAACCCGTACAGCAAGCACAAGTGTTACGGCATGAGCAAGGCCGGACTCGTGAGCTGGATCCAGGACTTCAGCGACGAGCTCGAACGGGAGACGGGCCGCCGACCGGTGATCTACACGACCGCCCACTGGTGGGACACCTGCACCGGCGACAGTCGCGCCTTCGCCGCGGACCACCCCCTCTGGCTGGCCCGCTACGACGCACCGGACGCCGGCGCCCTGCCGGGCGGCTGGTCGTCCTGGACGTTCTGGCAGTACGACAACAACGGGACCCTGCCGGGTGACCAGAATCTCTTCCACGGATCCATGGCCCGGCTGAGGATGCTCGCGAAGGGCTAG
- a CDS encoding inorganic phosphate transporter, translated as MEHITLLLGIVIVTALVFDFTNGFHDTANAMATTISTGALKPKTAVAMSAVLNLVGAFLSVEVAKTISGGLINEEGIRTEVIFAALVGAILWNLLTWLLGLPSSSSHALFGGLIGAAVMSAGWSSVNGSTVVTKVLLPAVAAPIVAGLAAMLATRLTYRIGNRADPKATAKGYRAGQIASAGLVSLAHGTNDAQKTMGIITLALVTGGVIAPGSNPPTWVIVSAGTAIALGTYLGGWRIIRTMGKGLTDLAPQQGFAAQTSAATAILASSHIGFSLSTTQVCSGAVMGSGLGRKNGVVRWSTATRMFVAWGLTLPAAGLAGAAAEFLTKQGTWGIVLTGALLVAGAGVIWRLSRRQPVTVDNVNEAAAEPAGIVTTAMAAVTPPPAGPVTGDLSGDLKTTIPSPDAEPTRPATV; from the coding sequence ATGGAACACATCACGCTCCTCCTCGGAATCGTGATCGTCACCGCTCTCGTGTTCGATTTCACGAACGGTTTCCACGACACTGCCAACGCGATGGCGACGACCATCTCGACCGGCGCTCTGAAGCCCAAGACGGCGGTGGCCATGTCCGCCGTGCTGAATCTCGTCGGTGCGTTCCTCTCCGTGGAGGTCGCCAAGACGATCTCCGGCGGACTCATCAACGAAGAGGGCATACGCACCGAAGTGATCTTCGCGGCGCTCGTCGGCGCCATCCTCTGGAATCTGCTGACCTGGCTCCTGGGTCTGCCCTCCAGTTCCTCCCACGCACTGTTCGGCGGCCTGATCGGCGCCGCGGTCATGTCGGCCGGCTGGTCGTCGGTGAACGGCTCGACCGTCGTCACCAAGGTGCTGCTCCCCGCGGTCGCCGCGCCCATCGTGGCCGGACTCGCCGCGATGCTGGCCACCCGGCTGACGTACCGGATCGGCAACCGCGCCGACCCGAAGGCGACCGCCAAGGGCTACCGCGCCGGTCAGATCGCCTCGGCCGGCCTGGTCTCGCTGGCGCACGGCACGAACGACGCCCAGAAGACGATGGGCATCATCACCCTCGCCCTGGTCACCGGCGGCGTGATCGCCCCCGGCTCGAACCCTCCCACCTGGGTCATCGTCTCGGCCGGTACCGCCATCGCGCTCGGCACCTACCTGGGCGGCTGGCGCATCATCCGCACGATGGGCAAGGGTCTGACCGACCTCGCGCCGCAGCAGGGCTTCGCCGCCCAGACCAGCGCCGCGACGGCCATCCTGGCCTCCTCGCACATCGGCTTCTCCCTCTCCACCACCCAGGTCTGCTCGGGTGCCGTGATGGGCTCGGGCCTCGGCCGCAAAAACGGTGTCGTCCGCTGGTCGACCGCGACCCGGATGTTCGTCGCCTGGGGCCTGACCCTGCCGGCCGCCGGCCTGGCCGGTGCCGCCGCCGAGTTCCTGACCAAGCAGGGCACCTGGGGCATCGTCCTCACCGGCGCGCTGCTGGTCGCCGGCGCCGGCGTCATCTGGAGGCTGTCCCGCCGTCAGCCGGTCACCGTCGACAACGTCAACGAGGCCGCCGCCGAGCCGGCCGGCATCGTCACCACCGCGATGGCCGCGGTCACCCCGCCGCCCGCGGGCCCCGTCACCGGAGACCTGTCCGGTGATCTGAAGACCACCATCCCGTCCCCGGACGCGGAGCCCACCCGCCCGGCCACGGTGTAA
- a CDS encoding cobalamin biosynthesis protein has translation MRADRVFAYGAATGLLGDLLLGDPHRGHPVAAFGRTAAAVERMLWRDHRGWGALHTTVCVGGAGALAALASRGVRRSRTASIALTAAATWAVVGGTSLGREARAIGAALDAGDVGAARARLPHLCGRDPQSLDRDGIARAVVESVAENTSDAVVGALVWGAVGGVPALVAFRAVNTLDAMVGHRSARYLRYGWASARLDDVVGWPGARLTAALATVAGDDPRGAARAWRTDARRHPSPNAGPVEASFAGSLGVRLGGTLSYSGRVEHRPVLNDGGRAVRVGDIERAVRLSRRVGWLALGVSAAGRLLAGRLLSKGPLTKGRTT, from the coding sequence GTGCGTGCCGATCGCGTCTTCGCGTACGGCGCCGCCACCGGCCTCCTCGGCGACCTGCTGCTCGGCGATCCCCACCGGGGTCATCCGGTCGCCGCGTTCGGGCGGACCGCGGCGGCCGTGGAGCGGATGCTGTGGCGGGACCACCGCGGATGGGGAGCGCTGCACACCACCGTCTGCGTCGGGGGCGCCGGTGCGCTCGCCGCGCTCGCGAGCCGTGGCGTACGACGTTCCCGTACCGCCTCCATCGCCCTGACCGCCGCCGCCACTTGGGCCGTCGTCGGGGGCACCTCCCTCGGGCGCGAGGCGCGGGCGATCGGTGCCGCGCTCGACGCCGGTGACGTCGGGGCCGCCCGCGCGCGGCTGCCGCACCTGTGCGGGCGCGACCCCCAGTCGCTGGACCGCGACGGCATCGCGCGGGCCGTCGTCGAGTCCGTCGCCGAGAACACCTCCGACGCCGTGGTGGGCGCCCTGGTGTGGGGAGCCGTCGGCGGTGTGCCCGCACTGGTCGCGTTCCGCGCCGTGAACACGCTCGACGCCATGGTCGGGCACAGATCCGCCAGGTACCTGCGCTACGGCTGGGCTTCCGCCCGTCTCGACGACGTCGTGGGCTGGCCGGGAGCACGGCTGACCGCGGCGCTCGCCACCGTCGCCGGCGACGACCCGCGCGGGGCGGCGCGCGCCTGGCGCACCGACGCCCGCCGGCACCCGAGCCCCAACGCCGGGCCCGTGGAAGCCTCGTTCGCCGGATCGCTCGGGGTACGGCTCGGCGGGACCCTCTCGTACTCCGGCCGCGTCGAGCACCGGCCCGTCCTCAACGACGGGGGGCGTGCCGTGCGCGTCGGCGACATCGAACGGGCCGTACGGCTGTCGCGGCGCGTCGGCTGGCTCGCCCTCGGCGTGAGCGCCGCGGGGCGGCTGCTGGCCGGGCGGCTGCTCAGCAAGGGACCTCTCACGAAGGGGCGTACGACATGA
- a CDS encoding cobyric acid synthase, with amino-acid sequence MSGGLLVAGTTSDAGKSVVTAGICRWLVRRGVKVAPFKAQNMSLNSFVTREGAEIGRAQAMQAQAARVEPTALMNPVLLKPGGDRSSQVVLMGRPVGEMTARGYHGGRQRQLLGTVLDCLAELRGTYDAVICEGAGSPAEINLRRTDIVNMGIARNARLPVLVVGDIDRGGVFASFFGTVALLSPEDQEFVAGFLVNKFRGDVGLLEPGLDMLKDLTGRRTYGVLPFRHGLGIDEEDGLRVSLRGAVRESAVAEPAGEDVLRVAVCAVPLMSNFTDVDALAAEPGVVVRFVDRAAELADADLVVVPGTRGTVKALAWLRERGLADAIARRAAEGRPVLGICGGFQLLGDHIEDEVESRAGHVDGLGLLPVRVRFARQKTLTRPSGEALGEPVEGYEIHHGVAEVTGGEPFLDGCRVGAVWGTHWHGSLESDGFRRAFLREVAAAAGRRFVPSADTSFGALREEQLDRLGDLIEEHADTDALWRLIESGAPQGLPFIPPGAPA; translated from the coding sequence ATGAGTGGCGGTCTCCTCGTCGCCGGAACCACCTCCGACGCCGGCAAGAGCGTCGTGACCGCCGGGATCTGCCGGTGGCTGGTGCGGCGGGGCGTCAAGGTCGCGCCCTTCAAGGCGCAGAACATGTCCCTGAACTCCTTCGTGACCCGCGAGGGCGCGGAGATCGGGCGCGCGCAGGCCATGCAGGCGCAGGCCGCCCGGGTGGAACCGACCGCGCTCATGAACCCCGTCCTGCTCAAGCCGGGCGGCGACCGGAGCAGTCAGGTCGTGCTCATGGGCAGGCCGGTGGGCGAGATGACCGCCCGCGGCTACCACGGCGGCCGGCAGCGACAGCTCCTGGGCACCGTGCTGGACTGCCTCGCCGAGTTGCGGGGCACGTATGACGCGGTGATCTGTGAGGGGGCCGGCAGTCCTGCCGAGATCAATCTGCGGCGGACCGACATCGTGAACATGGGGATCGCGCGCAACGCGCGGCTGCCCGTGCTCGTCGTCGGCGACATCGACCGCGGCGGCGTGTTCGCCTCGTTCTTCGGGACGGTCGCGCTGCTGTCCCCCGAGGACCAGGAGTTCGTCGCCGGGTTCCTGGTCAACAAGTTCCGCGGCGACGTCGGCCTGTTGGAGCCCGGGCTCGACATGCTGAAGGACCTCACCGGACGCCGTACGTACGGCGTCCTGCCCTTCCGGCACGGCCTCGGGATCGACGAGGAGGACGGCCTGCGTGTGTCGCTGCGGGGTGCCGTGCGGGAGTCGGCGGTCGCCGAGCCCGCCGGCGAGGACGTCCTGCGCGTCGCGGTCTGCGCGGTCCCGCTGATGTCCAACTTCACGGACGTGGACGCGCTGGCCGCCGAACCCGGCGTCGTCGTGCGGTTCGTGGACCGGGCCGCGGAACTGGCCGACGCCGACCTGGTCGTCGTGCCCGGGACCCGGGGCACCGTGAAGGCGCTGGCGTGGCTGCGCGAACGGGGCCTCGCGGACGCGATCGCCCGCCGGGCCGCCGAGGGCCGCCCGGTACTGGGGATCTGCGGCGGCTTCCAACTCCTCGGGGACCACATCGAGGACGAGGTCGAGTCGCGGGCCGGGCATGTCGACGGGCTCGGACTCCTCCCCGTCCGGGTGCGGTTCGCGCGGCAGAAGACCCTCACCCGCCCGTCCGGCGAGGCCCTCGGCGAACCCGTCGAGGGGTACGAGATCCATCACGGCGTCGCCGAGGTGACCGGTGGCGAGCCCTTCCTGGACGGGTGCCGGGTGGGTGCCGTCTGGGGTACCCACTGGCACGGCTCGCTGGAGTCGGACGGCTTCCGGCGTGCCTTCCTGCGCGAGGTGGCGGCCGCCGCGGGCCGCCGCTTCGTACCGTCCGCCGACACGTCGTTCGGGGCGCTGCGCGAGGAGCAGCTCGACCGGCTCGGCGATCTGATCGAGGAACACGCGGACACGGACGCGCTGTGGCGGCTCATCGAGTCGGGCGCGCCGCAAGGACTGCCTTTCATTCCACCGGGAGCGCCCGCATGA
- the cobN gene encoding cobaltochelatase subunit CobN produces the protein MSTVLLLSTADTDLLAARASGASYRIGNPTRVEVGEELPRLVEGADVAVVRLLGGKRAWEDGLAVLKASGVPTVLLGGEAVPDAELMAESSVPAGVVAEALRYLVEGGPENLTELARFLSDTVLLTGEGFEEPREMPEYGIHGERPFVEGRPTVGVLFYRAHQLAGNTAFVDTLCDAIEARGANALAVYCGSLRGADNGLYEILGRADTLVATVLAAGGTHASEASAGGDDEAWDIGALADLDVPVLQGLCLTSSKRAWDESDAALSPMDAAMQVAIPEFDGRLITVPFSFKEQGPDEVPVYVADPERSARVAGIAVRHALLRHKPNAEKKLALVFTAYPTKHSRVGNAVGLDTPASAVRVLDALRDAGYALPEYPDNGDELIHRLIAAGGHDVEWLTEEQLASAPARVPLADYRAWFDRLDPGLRNGMLEAWGEPPGNLYVDGDDIVLASLRFGNVVVMIQPPRGFGENPIAIYHDPDMPPSHHYMAAYRWLENSFGADAVVHMGKHGTMEWLPGKGLGLSGGCAPDAVLGELPLVYPFIVNDPGEGTQAKRRGHATVVDHLVPPMARADTYGDLAKLEQLLDEYALVSDLDPTKAPAVRAQIWTLVKAAELHHDLHVDDQPDDGDFDAFVMHIDGYLCEIKDVQIRDGLHVLGGGPEAEPRVNLVLAVLRASQVWGGAANALPGLRAALAEHFGLSEKELLGEPGAPVKVPVELTDLVGGPARTGADAIDLLEQLCRRAAEGMEERGWDGAAVPALVREVLGTELPDAVAVLEFACREVVPRLARTTDEITHILRALDGGYVPAGPSGSPTRGLVNVLPTGRNFYSVDPKAIPSRLSWEVGQSLADSLVQRYLQDTGAYPKSVGLTVWGTSAMRTQGDDIAEILALLGCRPVWDDASRRVTGFEIVSAEELGRPRIDVTVRISGFFRDAFPHVVGLIDDAVRAVAELDEPADLNYVRAHADEDTAEHGDRRRATSRIFGSKPGAYGAGLLPLIDARNWRSDADLAEVYAVWGGYAYGRGLDGRAARGDMETAFRRIAVAAKNVDTREHDLVDADDYFQYHGGMVAMVRHLTGASPEAYVGDSAVPDQVRTRTLGEETHRVFRARVVNPRWMAAMRRHGYKGAFEMAATVDYLFGYDATAGVVDDWMYEKLSAKYVFDAENQDFMKKSNPWALRGITERLLEAADRGLWAEPDADTLERLRATYLELEGDLEGDDQ, from the coding sequence ATGAGCACAGTGTTGTTGTTGTCGACCGCCGACACCGATCTGCTGGCGGCCCGGGCCTCCGGCGCCTCGTACCGGATCGGCAACCCGACCCGGGTGGAGGTGGGTGAGGAACTCCCCCGGCTCGTCGAGGGCGCGGACGTCGCCGTCGTCCGGCTGCTGGGCGGCAAGCGTGCCTGGGAGGACGGGCTCGCCGTGCTCAAGGCGTCCGGTGTCCCGACCGTGCTGCTCGGCGGCGAGGCCGTCCCCGACGCCGAGTTGATGGCCGAGTCGTCGGTGCCGGCCGGTGTGGTGGCCGAGGCGCTGCGCTATCTGGTCGAGGGCGGTCCCGAGAACCTCACCGAGCTGGCCCGGTTCCTCTCCGACACCGTGCTGCTCACCGGCGAGGGCTTCGAGGAGCCGCGCGAGATGCCCGAGTACGGCATCCACGGCGAGCGCCCCTTCGTCGAGGGCCGCCCGACCGTCGGTGTGCTCTTCTACCGCGCCCACCAACTGGCCGGCAACACGGCCTTCGTCGACACGCTGTGCGACGCGATCGAGGCGCGCGGCGCCAACGCGCTTGCCGTGTACTGCGGTTCACTGCGCGGCGCCGACAACGGCCTGTACGAGATCCTCGGCAGGGCCGACACGCTGGTCGCCACCGTGCTCGCGGCGGGCGGCACGCACGCCTCGGAGGCGTCCGCGGGCGGCGACGACGAGGCCTGGGACATCGGCGCGCTCGCCGATCTCGACGTCCCCGTGCTGCAGGGGCTCTGCCTGACCTCGTCGAAGCGGGCCTGGGACGAGTCGGACGCCGCCCTCTCCCCCATGGACGCGGCGATGCAGGTCGCCATCCCGGAGTTCGACGGGCGACTCATCACCGTGCCGTTCTCCTTCAAGGAACAGGGCCCCGACGAGGTCCCGGTGTACGTGGCCGACCCCGAGCGGTCCGCGCGCGTCGCCGGGATCGCCGTACGGCACGCCCTGTTGAGGCATAAGCCGAACGCGGAGAAGAAGCTCGCGCTCGTCTTCACCGCGTACCCGACCAAGCACTCACGGGTCGGCAACGCGGTGGGCCTCGACACGCCCGCCTCGGCCGTACGGGTGCTGGACGCGCTGCGCGACGCCGGGTACGCCCTCCCCGAATACCCCGACAACGGCGACGAGTTGATCCACCGTCTCATCGCCGCCGGCGGCCATGACGTCGAGTGGCTCACCGAGGAGCAGCTGGCCTCCGCACCGGCGCGGGTACCGCTCGCCGACTACCGCGCGTGGTTCGACCGGCTCGACCCCGGGCTGCGGAACGGCATGCTGGAGGCGTGGGGCGAGCCGCCGGGCAACCTGTACGTGGACGGCGACGACATCGTGCTGGCGTCCCTGCGGTTCGGGAACGTCGTCGTGATGATCCAGCCGCCGCGCGGCTTCGGCGAGAACCCGATCGCGATCTACCACGACCCGGACATGCCGCCGTCGCACCACTACATGGCGGCCTACCGCTGGCTGGAGAACAGCTTCGGCGCGGACGCCGTCGTGCACATGGGCAAGCACGGCACGATGGAGTGGCTGCCCGGCAAGGGACTCGGGCTCAGCGGCGGCTGCGCGCCCGACGCCGTGCTCGGCGAACTCCCGCTCGTCTACCCCTTCATCGTCAACGACCCGGGCGAGGGCACCCAGGCCAAGCGGCGCGGGCACGCCACCGTCGTCGACCACCTGGTGCCGCCGATGGCACGCGCCGACACCTACGGCGACCTCGCCAAGCTGGAGCAGCTCCTCGACGAGTACGCCCTCGTCTCCGACCTGGACCCGACGAAGGCCCCGGCGGTCCGCGCGCAGATCTGGACGCTGGTCAAGGCGGCCGAGCTCCATCACGACCTGCACGTCGACGACCAGCCGGACGACGGCGACTTCGACGCGTTCGTGATGCACATCGACGGCTATCTCTGCGAGATCAAGGACGTGCAGATCAGGGACGGCCTGCACGTCCTGGGCGGCGGCCCGGAGGCCGAGCCGCGCGTCAACCTGGTCCTGGCCGTGCTGCGCGCCTCCCAGGTGTGGGGCGGCGCCGCGAACGCGCTGCCGGGTCTGCGGGCCGCCCTCGCCGAGCACTTCGGTCTGTCCGAGAAGGAGTTGCTGGGCGAGCCCGGCGCGCCGGTGAAGGTGCCGGTGGAACTGACGGACCTCGTCGGGGGCCCGGCGCGGACGGGCGCCGACGCGATCGACCTGCTGGAGCAGCTGTGCCGCCGCGCGGCCGAGGGCATGGAGGAACGCGGCTGGGACGGCGCGGCCGTGCCCGCGCTGGTGCGCGAGGTGCTGGGCACCGAACTCCCGGACGCCGTCGCGGTGCTGGAGTTCGCCTGCCGCGAGGTCGTGCCGCGACTGGCCAGGACGACGGACGAGATCACCCACATCCTGCGTGCCCTGGACGGCGGTTACGTCCCGGCCGGTCCGTCGGGCTCGCCGACCCGTGGACTGGTGAACGTCCTGCCGACCGGCCGCAACTTCTACTCGGTCGACCCCAAGGCGATTCCCTCCAGACTCAGTTGGGAGGTCGGGCAGTCGCTCGCCGACTCGCTGGTGCAGCGGTACCTGCAGGACACCGGCGCGTACCCGAAGTCCGTCGGTCTGACGGTCTGGGGCACGTCCGCGATGCGCACCCAGGGCGACGACATCGCGGAGATCCTGGCGTTGCTGGGCTGCCGCCCGGTCTGGGACGACGCCTCGCGCCGGGTGACCGGTTTCGAGATCGTCTCCGCCGAGGAGCTGGGCCGGCCGCGCATCGACGTCACGGTGCGCATCTCCGGCTTCTTCCGGGACGCGTTCCCGCACGTGGTCGGCCTCATCGACGACGCGGTGCGGGCGGTGGCGGAGCTGGACGAGCCGGCCGACCTCAACTACGTCCGCGCGCACGCCGACGAGGACACCGCCGAGCACGGCGACCGGCGGCGCGCCACCTCGCGCATCTTCGGCTCCAAGCCGGGTGCCTACGGGGCCGGTCTGCTGCCGCTGATCGACGCCCGCAACTGGCGCTCCGACGCGGACCTCGCCGAGGTGTACGCGGTGTGGGGCGGCTACGCCTACGGGCGCGGCCTGGACGGCCGGGCGGCGCGCGGCGACATGGAGACCGCGTTCCGCCGCATCGCGGTGGCGGCGAAGAACGTCGACACCCGCGAGCACGACCTCGTCGACGCGGACGACTACTTCCAGTACCACGGTGGCATGGTGGCCATGGTGCGCCATCTGACGGGCGCGAGCCCGGAGGCGTACGTCGGTGACTCGGCCGTGCCCGACCAGGTGAGGACCCGCACCCTCGGCGAGGAGACGCACCGTGTCTTCCGCGCCCGGGTGGTCAACCCGCGCTGGATGGCGGCGATGCGCCGGCACGGCTACAAGGGGGCCTTCGAGATGGCGGCGACCGTCGACTACCTCTTCGGCTACGACGCCACGGCCGGGGTCGTGGACGACTGGATGTACGAGAAGCTCAGCGCGAAGTACGTCTTCGACGCGGAGAACCAGGACTTCATGAAGAAGTCCAACCCGTGGGCGCTGCGCGGGATCACCGAACGCCTCCTGGAGGCCGCCGACCGGGGGCTGTGGGCCGAGCCGGACGCGGACACCCTGGAGCGGCTGCGCGCCACCTATCTGGAGCTCGAAGGCGACTTGGAGGGCGACGACCAGTGA
- a CDS encoding putative cobaltochelatase, producing the protein MSTPFPFTAVVGQDDLRLALLLNAVSPAVGGVLVRGEKGTAKSTAVRALSVLMPEVDVVAGCRFSCDPDAPDPACPDGPHDGGPYVSRPARTVELPVGASEDRLVGALDIERALAEGVKAFEPGLLADAHRGILYVDEVNLLHDHLVDLLLDAAAMGASYVEREGVSVRHAARFLLVGTMNPEEGELRPQLLDRFGLTVEVAASREPDQRVEVVRRRLAYDDDPDGFAARWADEESAVRARIAAARALLPSVRLGDAALRQIAATCAAFEVDGMRADIVMARTATALAAWAGRTEVLPEDVRQAALLALPHRRRRNPFDAPGLDEDKLDDTLEEFGGSDDDPRPDTDTDPDPDPDGPGGGGQPPQDGPEGDAPAGDVPARGEPSQDGRAPAAQGAGEQSPVRAAEPFRTKVLSVPGLGEGAAGRRSRARTEHGRTTGSRRPRGTLTKLHLAATVRAAAPHQRARGRSGPGLVVRRDDLRQATREGREGNLVLFVVDASGSMAARQRMGAVKGAVLSLLLDAYQRRDKVGLVTFRGSAAEVALPPTSSVDAAAARLESLPTGGRTPLAAGLLRAHEVLRVERLRDAARRPLVVVVTDGRATGGPEPVALAGRAARLFAAEQLASVVVDCEAGPVRLGLAGRLADDLGGTAVTLDELRADSIAGLVRDVQGTSRRAA; encoded by the coding sequence GTGAGTACCCCGTTCCCGTTCACGGCCGTGGTCGGCCAGGACGACCTGCGGCTCGCGCTGCTGCTGAACGCCGTCTCACCGGCGGTGGGCGGTGTGCTGGTCCGCGGCGAGAAGGGCACCGCCAAGTCCACGGCCGTGCGCGCGCTCTCCGTGCTCATGCCGGAGGTGGACGTCGTCGCCGGGTGCCGTTTCTCGTGCGATCCGGACGCGCCGGACCCCGCGTGCCCGGACGGGCCGCACGACGGCGGCCCGTACGTGTCGCGTCCGGCCCGTACGGTCGAGCTGCCCGTCGGCGCCTCCGAGGACCGGCTCGTCGGCGCGCTCGACATCGAGCGGGCGCTCGCGGAGGGCGTGAAGGCCTTCGAGCCGGGCCTGCTGGCCGACGCGCACCGCGGGATCCTGTACGTGGACGAGGTCAACCTCCTCCACGACCACCTGGTCGACCTGCTGCTGGACGCGGCGGCGATGGGTGCGTCGTACGTCGAGCGGGAGGGCGTCTCCGTACGGCACGCGGCCCGCTTCCTGCTCGTCGGCACCATGAACCCCGAAGAGGGCGAGCTGCGGCCGCAGTTGCTCGACCGGTTCGGGCTGACCGTCGAGGTCGCGGCCTCCCGTGAGCCCGACCAGCGGGTCGAGGTCGTCCGGCGCAGGCTCGCCTACGACGACGACCCGGACGGCTTCGCCGCGCGGTGGGCCGACGAGGAGTCCGCGGTACGGGCCCGGATCGCGGCGGCGCGCGCGCTGTTGCCGTCGGTGCGGCTCGGGGACGCGGCGCTGCGGCAGATCGCGGCGACCTGTGCGGCGTTCGAGGTGGACGGTATGCGGGCCGACATCGTGATGGCCCGGACCGCGACCGCGCTGGCCGCCTGGGCGGGGCGCACCGAGGTGCTGCCCGAGGACGTACGGCAGGCGGCGCTGCTCGCGCTGCCGCACCGGCGCCGGCGCAACCCCTTCGACGCTCCGGGGCTCGACGAGGACAAACTCGACGACACGCTGGAGGAGTTCGGCGGTTCCGACGACGATCCGCGACCCGACACGGACACGGACCCCGACCCCGACCCGGACGGTCCCGGCGGGGGCGGGCAGCCGCCGCAGGACGGGCCGGAGGGCGACGCGCCCGCCGGTGACGTGCCGGCGCGGGGCGAGCCCTCGCAGGACGGGCGGGCACCGGCCGCGCAGGGCGCCGGTGAGCAGTCCCCGGTACGGGCCGCCGAGCCCTTTCGCACGAAGGTGCTGAGTGTGCCCGGTCTCGGCGAGGGCGCCGCGGGCCGGCGTTCCCGGGCGCGGACCGAGCACGGCCGGACGACCGGCTCGCGGCGGCCCCGGGGCACGCTCACCAAGCTGCATCTGGCCGCGACCGTGCGGGCGGCGGCGCCGCACCAGCGGGCGCGTGGACGCTCGGGTCCCGGTCTGGTCGTACGACGGGACGATCTGCGCCAGGCCACCCGTGAGGGGCGGGAGGGCAACCTGGTGCTGTTCGTGGTGGACGCCTCCGGGTCGATGGCGGCGCGGCAGCGGATGGGCGCCGTGAAGGGTGCGGTGCTGTCGCTGCTGCTCGACGCCTACCAGCGGCGGGACAAGGTGGGTCTGGTGACCTTCCGCGGCTCCGCCGCCGAGGTCGCACTGCCGCCCACCTCCTCGGTGGACGCGGCAGCCGCGCGGCTGGAGTCGCTGCCCACGGGCGGGCGGACGCCGCTCGCGGCCGGGCTGCTGCGCGCGCACGAGGTGCTGCGGGTCGAGCGGCTGCGGGACGCGGCGCGCCGGCCCCTGGTCGTCGTGGTGACCGACGGACGGGCCACGGGCGGCCCCGAACCGGTCGCGCTCGCGGGGCGCGCGGCGCGGCTGTTCGCGGCCGAACAGCTCGCCTCCGTGGTCGTCGACTGCGAGGCGGGGCCGGTGCGGCTCGGGCTCGCGGGGCGGCTCGCGGACGACTTGGGCGGGACGGCGGTGACGCTGGACGAGCTGCGCGCCGATTCCATCGCCGGGCTCGTGCGGGACGTGCAGGGAACTTCGAGGAGGGCCGCGTAA